The genomic DNA CGTTGTGGCCCGAGTGGTCGCCCACCGTCTCGTTGTGGCCCGAGTGGTCGCCCACCGTCTCGTTGTGGCCGAGTGGTCGCCCACCGTCTCGTTGTGGCCCGAGTGGTCGCCCACCGTCTCGTTGTGGCCCGAGTGGTCGCCCACCGTCTCGTTGTGGCCCGAGTGGTCGCCCACCGTCTCGTTGTGGCCCGAGTGGTCGCCCACCGTCTCGTTGTGGCCCGAGTGGTCCGCCCACCGTCTCGTTGTGGCCCGAGTGGTCGCCCACCGTCTCGTTGTGGCCCGAGTGGTCGCCCACCGTCTCGTTGTGGCCCGAGTGGTCGCCCACCGTCTCGTTGTGGCCCGAGTGGTCGCCCACCGTCTCGTTGTGGCCCGAGTGGTCGCCCACCGTCTCGTTGTGGCCCGAGTGGTCGCCCACCGTCTCGTTGTGGCCCGAGTGGTCGCCCACCGTCTCGTTGTGGCCCGAGTGGTCGCCCACCGTCTCGTCCCGTTGTGTGCCCGAGTGGTCGCCCACCGTCTCGTTGTGGCCCGAGTGGTCGCCCACCGTCTCGTTGTGGCCCGTGGTGTTGGGTGTTACATAGTGAGGGATGGATACAACAATCTTCTCCGTTTGAATCTTCTGTAGGGTTTGCTCTGGTCCTTTAACAATCTGAACTTGTCCAACTGAAGTCTTAACTTCCACTTCATTAGTTTCCATTTGAACtgatggaataaaaacaagGTTAACATCAACTtcatatcaaataaaaaaaaaaaaaggatgtcaTTTTAGCTTAATAATTGCAGTGCTTAGTCCTATTAGCTTACCTTCTTTAGCATTCTGCTGCAACTCAGATTCCAATGACTGGAGAAGCTTGATGGTGTCCGATATTGAAGTATCTTTGTCAGAAAGATCTAAATGGGAGAAGAgtgtcattaaaacaaaaatctccTCCTTAAACTCACCCCTCCATTATTTCTACCCTCTCTGGTTTCTTAGCAACCCTTCATCTTGTCTTGCATTTTCTCTACCATAAGGCAAACAATAGCCTGTTGAACAGGAAAAAAAGTACCTAAACTGTAAACATGCATTTCAATTCATCCTGTGAGTTAATTTATATCATGAAAAACCACAAATCCAATACTACCTTTGCGAGCCAAACAGTCAGCACACAAAGAAGCAGGGTTTCTAGCAGCTTCCATTGTTTCCTGATGATTGAAGGGTGTGGCACACATGGGTCTTTATAGAGCTCACAGCAGGTGGACACAGCTGTGGTTCATTATCTAGATTAGGGTCCACTCAGAGGAGAAATATATGAAGAATATTCAGAGAACTGCATGAACCAGTGAATTCAACCTGTAACAACCATTAAATGAAGATACTTGGGAACTTTTCATCCTTGGAATGTTAATGTTGGATATCTTGAAAGTTTACCATCAACATGATCATTAGTTGTAAAATCCATAATAAGTTAAATAAAACTTtactaatatatacatatatatatatatataaatatatatatttatatatataatgctAATATAACCTTTATCATAGCATGGATATATCATATTACTATTATAAttaagaccttcgaagatgacgCTACAACGTAAAAAGATAcaaatgttggtagtttgacCTTgtttctgttaggcaggtcccttagttttatagttaacattttcaattttaaaaaaatgtgaaactcaaagctgctctgggtttaattgagcatttacatttttttgttttttaatgatttacaaatgtatttattaagagTTCTCAAttctcatgtgttttttaagtgtcacagatttaaattgttttcatgtaccagtatttaaaaaaaaaagatatggaatttgctggtttaaaaaccctgtcttattatttaagggacatttgtttttcttttttacatttactttttcttttaaagtacatttagtagcatgcatttttattttactcaagtaagggagcgaCTTCACTACTTTTACATTtcccagagtcatttttttttttttttttttttccaagtatctatactttcacttgaatgctgaagactagtacttttgccacttCTGGTTTTAGTGCACACTGTTTGTGAAATGAACCGCTCAGGATTGTGGGTAGGCAGCAGACACTTTAACAACATTTCTTCTCAGTTTGTTCTGAAGCTCCAGAGTAGGGAAGCAGAGACCTCTACTGGTAGAAAAGTAAATTACACATACAATAGTCCAGTCAATGGTTCTCCAAGGTACtcaatttctcttatttctaaaaccaagtaccccctttgttggACTagaacattttgttcagaatacaATATTAAACAACTACATaatataatgatggaatgaatgagtaataaAAACACTAACTTTGGAAATAAGTGCAAAAAAACAGTATTAAGTGCCTCCTGAATgggtttatttttatagtttttatcatttccggtcatttccctcctggtgtgggaccaagacggatatttgtattttaagttcatgttctaaagaagattattttcattatcattattatgattatcatcatTAAATAAGTTAAATGAGTTGTGTAATATATCTCTATAGATACATattgcatgtacagtatgtgtatatgtgtgtgtatagtggaTGACTTGTAAGGAAAAGCAGGATTATCAGATTgattatcatttaaaataatatttatcagTGTTATAGTTGCTCTCAAAAGCCTCTCTTGTTTCTGTAATACTGTACATATTCCATGTTGTCACCAATATAATGAACATTTTCAAAGAGCCTATAGGATTTTGTTATATTCAATTTAGATATTTTAATACGATGATATGCCCATTTTGTTTAAATCAACAGAAAGTaaaaatttataaataaatatcaaattcaGCATTTCTCTTATATTTAATGACTGAAAGCAATGTTTACcgtgtaaaacatgttttacataatCTTGAAACCATTAGTACACATTATAAATTTAGTAAACACTACCTTACGCCTTAAGAGGAGGGATATTGTtgtctttatatttattattctaaatattaattttttaacatAATCACCACTGTTTGGCTCATTTTATCGCCCACATTTGCACAACGTTTTTATTCCAAGTCTTGCCttattttattcatctttagcaACACTGCTAATGACTTCCACAGatacaagatttattttattttattttatatttatttttttaaccacaaaacaaatgtattaggGTGTTAAGTAGTGCTACAGGAGCCCCGCTCATATTCATTTCCCACTAGAGGCAGTTGAGCCAAAACCAGGCGCTATAGCTTTAAATGCAGCTCATTGTTTACAGGTAGTCCATGGTAACGCCGGCTAAAAGATGAAAGATTATAGCATTAACCGCAGTGTGAGTTCTGCAGCAGGATTTACAACAGTGACTAAAGGAGGTCTAATATCATTAAAACATTGACCAGCAGAGGTCAGCAGTGACCAAGGTTTGTGACCAAAGGTTTTTAGTAACATTGTAaacttttataataatattgtaatattgtaaatatggGTATTATTATTCAGATACATTCCTGAatcaagtaaaataaaataaaaaatactgctGGTTTCATAATATTGAAAATTGGAACTACTTTGTCACAACAAACCCTACTCAAATCTAGtctattttaacatttactatttattcagaactgttttatttaatatatcatTCCATTGGTGTGGAAGCTCTTTTGTGAAACTTTTGCTAATTTAATTGATTGAAAACGAACAGTTTAGCAAGACTTGTCAATTCAATAGCaatgtaaataaagaaatatataaatacttacACAGTTAATATCCAGCAACAAACAGTGACTGAGTTTTACATTCAACACCACGTATAAAACTGACTAAgcactaatgtgctctgaccacattgttttggtttaaatattttattattattattattatttttttttaataatataaacaggaagtagtgtttttatgtatttatgtttatagtttttccccactttttcattttccatGCCAGTTTGAACATCTTCAATCACAAACCAGGATACCGGACTTGACAATGCCTAAAGCTAAAAGGTTTAAGGCAAACAGGGTGGAGATGTACCCAAAGGATCAGGTCCAGGGGTCCAAATTTACCCCCCTTGATGACAGCCTGACCGGCCTCGACTGGCTACAGAACTATTCCATCCAGACCTCAGACCCACATCGGCCCAGCGACCCCGAGTGTCCCTCCTCCCAGGAGCAGCTCTTCCATAAAAGCCTTGGCACAGACTCTCCATCCAACCTGGGCAGCGACTCCACCGTTGGTCCCCTGTTCTCcaggtaccagggttggggtcaattataactgtaatcacGTATAAGATAAATAactacaattatggcgtaatcatagacgtaattgtatttttaaaaatctgttgccagGTTGTAATcgtatttaaattgtaatgagttagaaaattgactttgtaattgtaattgccataaaattctctaaaaattgtcaataacaatttaaagcaaaactggggattcatgttacagttctatgtttagttttacacatatgtagttaattattgaaatatgtttcatttcaagctttctACCATTTTCGAGGGGGTTTTCTGACACAAAACAGTCTCAGACgcccccacaccaaaaatattaaacctGTATTTTTCTTGATTAAGACGtttaacaaattaaatgaattaaatatttgtttttagtgtattttacagctgatttaggaccagttatcataagagatgctaacagaaagctaacacattaggaaggttaacttttattaggttattcatTACAGGCtcattaattatgattaattgtaattgaactttagtaattgaatatgcaattgtaattgactttctgagattaaaaaataattgtaatttaattgtaattgggaaaaaaggctggtcactgtaattgtaattgaattttaattgaatatgggtaattgaaaacgttattgtaactgaaaaatgtatttgacccgAACCCAGGTACCCTCTGGGGGAGGTGGACTACAAGACCAACCCCAAAGCCAAACCACCTCATTCCCACGCTTCTCTCATCTACAAGGCCATGCAGGCCAGCGGACAATCCAAAGTCACTTTGTCCACCATCTACGAGTGGATAGAAGAGAATTTCTGCTACTACAGACACGCAAAGCCCACCTGGCAGGTAACTGACacccacttttattatttatgagtgTCCATCTCCCTTCATGTCTCATCATTTACTCATATTTGCTCAATGGCTTTGTAATAAAATCttgcttttattgtgtctttgttacagAACTCTATTCGTCACACTTTGACCCTCAACAAGTGTTTCAAAAAGGTTCCTCGACAGAATGGCAAGCCCGGCAAGGGAGGGTTCTGGCAAATTGACCCAGAGCATTCAGACATGTTTGACAACGGGATCTTCAGACGTAGGAAACTGCCAGAGAACCATTACAGAACGCTGCTAAAGAACAAACTTTTTCTGGGTTATCAGGGCACTACAAGCACTTCTTCTGTTAAAGAAGTTGTGCATCCTGAACAGAAGCCCCTGTCATCTACAGAAAACAAAGAGACCACGAGGTCTACAGAGACACCACTTGTTTATGACATTGTAGCAGCAGCTTGTAATGATATTATTGGTGGGGATTGTAGCACCTGGAAGGATTTGGAAAGCACCGCTAATGTTGGGGTTCTGGAACCAACAGGAGAGCAGGCAAGGTGGtgggaaggaggaggagatgtGATTAACCACCACCTGTCCTATGGCTACATGAACCTGTGCACCACCACCATGGACGGTACAGTTAATGTAGCAGAGCTCCAAATGCCTCTGCAGGATCTCCATCAGCATCACGACCAACAACATTTGGTGCATCTGGATGAGTCCTCGGTGAAATTCTCTGAGCAGCCATGGGTGGAGGTCACAGTGCTGACAGAGAACGTACCTCCAACCCTGGATCAAGGCTTTGGTGTGAGTGAGGGCGTCTTCACAGCTACCTGTGACCTTCCACCACCAACAACATTGACTGTCCTATAACAATCCTCTTAAGAATCCTCCCACATTACACCTCATTACTTCATGCCCTCTTTCACTTTACTCAATGCCATCATACAATTCACGTGTTATATGGACGTTTGTAATCACaagtgtatgtatatattgtttgaagtttgtatttcttttttgattttcaattaatatttggttcagtattttcatttgtcttctGATATAAATTTCTgtgaactttgtatattagTTTTCCTCTATTTctttaatgtgtgctaaataaataaattacatccCTTCCATAACCTGCTTTGCACCCTGGCACTGTAAATCCTTTGTTTTACTCTTTGACTGAAAGTCAAGTATGATGACAACAAACCAACGCAGCTCGCcctaaaaatgacacaatgaagGACAGGTTAAGGGAACAGACTTTGTTATCCCTGTGATTATTGTATTTAAAGCCAATAATTTCTGAAATGTGGGCTTGAATAACACATTTCTACTGAATGGTAATAATCACCAAAAAGGAAACTTTACTTGTGAATATTATGGGTTTAGATCAGTGactgcagtcagggtaggcaaggtccCTCTatcctgtgttctaatgtccgctccctggagaacaaaactacgacctgaagctggatttaaatgcaaaaagGGAGATTAGGGTGgcggtgtttgcatatacagtagtcccttgtttatcgcaggggttacgttctaaaaataacccgcaataggcaaaatacgttgttacggctgaatttacggttgacctcatttgaagacatgattcattgctctggttgaatgatggagtccaggcggagcattgatgattttatataaaaaagtttattctattgctaagtaaaaaaggtacaagatggaacaaagtgaaacaaaattagcgtccgtccaggcggacgtccgaaggaagtgccgcgccccttccaacagtttcaaagcctaagctttttatacagataagaaaaggtcccaacagtgagagacaaaagggagggagtcagatgcccatagtggaattgttggaggatgatgaagatgttatgagaaggttctgctccagtctttatctgtcttgataagtgtgtgcgtcagtgtatgtctgcatgtgagcagagattctggcttggcagagactgtgctgcactgagaataatacgatctgtactgtttaatcatgattcagctgttaaaaagtgtaaagattaatggagtcgtcatgtattaaaacatgacaaattgtacacatgaacatacatttgaggatatgatgatgaatataaaaatgaccataacattccccacttttggtcgcctcaacgaccaaatcaagaaacaaaattattatattccacctttgctgtctgtcagggttaaccattagcatcgttattgtcatacattggatatattcttcttttgtgaggcacggatatagatatatcaagaaaaatgtggaaataaacctaaaaaaaaacttcatcattattatcaatggcatgaatcatcaaaaatcatcctttattgcatctagataagcaaaaatcatcatttgcatcaaggacatcactcgtcttcatcggctgagttcagtggtaactggggtaaccaatagcatcatgagtgaagaaccttgagtattttcctcaatcgtagcagaagggtttatgactgtattcctgcagctaggtgtgaggttgtcctccctcaacctagctatgagcatttggtgtggcttataaacaaagctaggcccttgttctagagcgttttcttgtgtgtgtctcagtggccttgtcggttcccccttcattgttcggtcagcctccgtctcagcatcagctggtgtcggcaatcatcttggatccatgttgcctgctccgcgaccttcactgccgtgtgggtcgttcgtttccggtcggcgttgtagatgattggttgttgtctgaggaagggtagtctccacacacctggcaacctctcttggtatcggctggtacctgaacagaagggggggaaaaaacaccaaaacagaactcttgggattggctggtacctgaacacatgcgcgatcccactactgaggctttagctggtacctggtacctggtaggctttagctggtacctggacagaaaaaaaggggggggggggggaaaaacactcacccaaaataaaataaaataaaataaaataaaataaaataaaaattaaataaaataaaataaataaaaataaaataaaataaaataaaataaaagtttaggggtgttaggtttagttaactaactaaatgaatagttagtatggccaggaaggcagagacaggtcagaggtcaggatctgagagcttttcagatcctaaaaggtgctgctgcacaatcacacaatggttaggtgtgggttagtgagcttttagccatgctagctctgtagcccattcgcacgcgagtgggaaaatatgaggctgaaagaaaagcaggaagtattaattcgattttcttttcctggagtaaggagaagcatagctggagttgcagtgattatctgtggtacatctacttacctggtgagaagcaacaatttgagaaccactgtttacaagggcatgcaagtcggacggagaaggacatgcaagtcagacggagaagtgtggagtgtgattacatgtcttctcaagatgaatacatacaattgggagacatggagatgtgagaaagctaaatgagtttaaaccaaataaataaataatgttatttatttatttaaattgtttgtttcatttttcgttgctatctcttatttgtgaaggagaaatcttattctatcctttatttgttctgaataatgttaacactccacacctattcacatagcctaattcttttatagagctgaatttgtcagttcatttatttcattcatttccctcataattattatttgagatgtaatttacttaattttgaaggtcaattggtggcaaaagtgtctcctattctgtgtctgaaccagagttcagcgagattattggccctttaaggttagacagaattaaagttaagttgagtcgaacaatcatattgtcttttgctctctgtatttatcccattcgtaggggtgacgagccccagcacggtttggagagcttccttaacactagaagtcccagggatttctatatccccccagaagtcccagagcagggtcaaatgaactctaggaccaaactgacgactctgatggctacaatttgcctctattaatttgtaaatgaatcacctgagaaatcagcaggggggagagcctgactctaacaatggaagtctggaatgttagggggaagtgccctggaagctaaagtcacaatgccccgtttattaactcgttctgcttgatgctgggggagaacaaacacagactacaaacattgaaagaaacagagtcacctcttccaacacacctggttcaaatgattatcaggcttctgcagagctggatgatcatttgaataaggtgtgctgattagcggccctcgaggaccggaattggacaccactggaataccatgttgtcatgcagccttttgtgctgtggggaataaatagctggctgcttccacctgctgacactccacacttattctactcaaaatgcagagaaggtttaccactcaagaagcgttggaattgatcctgaacaatgcaaacccttgtgactcagatggggaggacataaaccttcagccaaattcggattcggactctgagctgtcttcaggttagatttcccaaacatcctattttcatttcctgactttatttttatttaaaaccgaagaaaagaataatttgaatttgttcacattgcagatgacgcgactgctcctcatctggaaaagagagctcggttggagagtgagcccacagagacggcgaaagagggcacagtgtggcatgaagaacatgtgggtacaattctccgtttcactccaatggaaccgtacgctgcagatggagagccaacagcaaaggccagaagaagaatcaggagtcgccttcagagcttcctctgtttcattactgttggcatgctccgtcccattcaagaatggactattcagcatgcacggcaaacggagcagacggactggttcatgatcctccatgaactaatggcatttatttctgttattattttgaggggggtgaccaaggttccatctctgcgtgacagctggtcagcatgcctgggaaacccacttatcactggaattatgtcacgaaaccgtttccaagacatcatgcgtcacctacgatttgatgacatgtttacgcgcagtgagcgagtgcagacagataagtttgctgcaatttcggatgtgtggggatcgtttgttaccaactgcatcacatgctacaaccctggtcgacacatcacaattgatgaacagcttttcccatcgaagactcgctgctgtttcctgcagtacattgcaacaaaacccgacaaatttggcataaagttttgggtggcttgtgatttgaaaacaaagtacatctgcaatgtcctcccatatcttggaaaggaccccagtcgtcccagtgaggagagactttctgagagtgtggtgatgaagctgatggaaccatttatggacaaaggcaggacggtcaccacggacaatttctttacatcactgacacttgcacgacgactgctcagccggaaaaccaccatcctcgggacagtcaacaagattcgccggaaattcctcagtcaactagaaagatggaccgcaaggaattcaccactcaggtatgttgttggtcttttttattccatcaacacctctgagtgtgtcattgtgtttaaaaaccgctataataacaacaatttcttcttttttaggtgttttccaccactggtgccacgctgacggtgtatgcgcccaaacgaaaaaagaccgtctacattctcagcagcatgcacagcgtggttgagactgaggaaaccatcaaaaggaagccaaacaccatcacccaatacaacaccacaaagtgcggagtggatgtgatggaccagatggtgcgggagtacagtgtgcgcacaggaacacggcgatggccagtcgccgtgttctacaacatgatcgacatggcggcactcaatgcacatctgctttatcaagcatgcaccggggtgcaggagagacgggtggacttcctggttcagctagcaagagagttggctaactctcatgtgagtgaaaagaaggcactcaaagagcaactgcgccaacaacaaccgcctacacctggccctgggaaaagggctaagtgtcagatcaaccattgctgcaagagcaatcgcgcaactgtgcgatgtgttcattgccacaaatacacatgtggcaaatgtaggagagagataccgtggcagtgccaagtatgtcacgagtctcaataagaggatgaaggagattcttctaaataaaaaccattgaaaacaaatcacagttgttcttttgcacatttctcacaccacactgtcattaaaaataaataatttttgtgttctctttgggtcaaatgacacctctatgggttttataggtaaaaagttcatttgacacctctgtgggacttctagtgttaaatgcttggaagttacttaactttaaactatctcttatttcaatcaattatcaagaatttcaggaggaccctttttaaatctcaggcgacccagattgggccaccaacccaatgttgagaacacttaatttttcccttaaaagtgtctaaacccagtgaaggtgttttatggtcttgcacgctaagtgctgttggaacaagaagaaaatggttggagggttttggggtatattattttcctatgttaaaatataaatcaataatcagagggacgttggcccctcccttccctttttttacataagaatacatttggattcttaaaaccatatgataaataccattggaaaatcacttatctgatcattttggatgtgtctccgttttcctctctcttgtgtccgcctgcctttgtgccctccaacctcctcgacctccttctcctcagccataaaggtcaaagccagggtcaactgtacgctccttttggaaatttgaagatctgtccccacttttgcagttagattggaagtcgctgtagtctctggaatagatattatgttagaacatccacaatatgtcatattgtcacgtgtctatttcaatctatttcccctttgcttcccagttacagttatggacaatacttccctttaattctcatccttcatcataagaagcagtgaccaggcatggcggcgaagaggaaggatcggagtcgagaaggcggtggca from Gouania willdenowi chromosome 19, fGouWil2.1, whole genome shotgun sequence includes the following:
- the LOC114481848 gene encoding forkhead box protein J1-B-like; this encodes MPKAKRFKANRVEMYPKDQVQGSKFTPLDDSLTGLDWLQNYSIQTSDPHRPSDPECPSSQEQLFHKSLGTDSPSNLGSDSTVGPLFSRYPLGEVDYKTNPKAKPPHSHASLIYKAMQASGQSKVTLSTIYEWIEENFCYYRHAKPTWQNSIRHTLTLNKCFKKVPRQNGKPGKGGFWQIDPEHSDMFDNGIFRRRKLPENHYRTLLKNKLFLGYQGTTSTSSVKEVVHPEQKPLSSTENKETTRSTETPLVYDIVAAACNDIIGGDCSTWKDLESTANVGVLEPTGEQARWWEGGGDVINHHLSYGYMNLCTTTMDGTVNVAELQMPLQDLHQHHDQQHLVHLDESSVKFSEQPWVEVTVLTENVPPTLDQGFGVSEGVFTATCDLPPPTTLTVL